A DNA window from Coffea arabica cultivar ET-39 chromosome 6c, Coffea Arabica ET-39 HiFi, whole genome shotgun sequence contains the following coding sequences:
- the LOC113697087 gene encoding alpha-L-arabinofuranosidase 1, producing the protein MGSSRAQHSIVICLLLASWIPYQGFAFGTDTNQAAFLFVNVSEASARKIPDTLFGIFFEEINHAGAGGLWAELVSNRGFEAGGPNTPSNIDPWSILGDESSLIVSTDRSSCFDRNKVALKMEVLCDSGGANKCPVGGVGIYNPGFWGMNIEQAKTYKVVLFVRSLGPINVSVSLTGSNGLQTLATANIVAADVSNWTKMEVLLEARSTDHRSRLQLTTTTKGVIWFDQVSVMPLDTYKGHGFRNDLFGMLQDLRPAFVRFPGGCFVEGEWLRNAFRWKETIGPWEERPGHFGDVWDYWTDDGMGHFEFLQLAEDLGALPVWVFNNGISHNDEVDTSSVFPFVQEILDGLEFAKGDAKSKWGSVRAALGHPEPFDLRYVAIGNEDCGKKNYRGNYLKFYSAINQSYPDIKMISNCDGTSKLLDHPAHLFDYHVYDNANVIFSQSHKFDHTPRDGPKVFVSEYAVTGNDSGTGSLLAALAEAAFLIGVEKNSDVVEMASYAPLFVNTNDRRWNPDAIVFDSSQVYGTPSYWMQDFFKESNGATLLNSTLQPNPSNSLIASAIQWKSTVDNKTYLRVKVVNFGSTAVALKISVSGLGQNSTESLVSTKTELTSSNVMDENSFVNPKKVVPFKTLLDTVGEVMDVVLSPHSLTSFDLSMRSDNNILIAGSDSVLRSSSSSS; encoded by the exons ATGGGTTCAAGTCGTGCCCAACATTCAATTGTGATTTGCTTGTTGCTTGCTTCATGGATACCTTATCAGGGTTTTGCCTTCGGAACTGATACAAATCAGGCAGCATTTCTGTTTGTAAACGTTTCTGAAGCATCGGCAAGAAAAATACCTGATACTCTATTTGGTATATTCTTTGAG GAGATCAATCATGCTGGAGCTGGTGGACTGTGGGCAGAGCTTGTTAGCAACCGAG GTTTTGAAGCTGGGGGCCCCAACACTCCCTCAAATATTGACCCTTGGTCTATTTTGGGGGATGAATCATCTTTGATTGTATCAACAGACCGTTCATCATGCTTTGATCGAAATAAAGTTGCACTGAAAATGGAGGTTCTTTGTGACAGTGGAGGTGCCAATAAATGTCCTGTTGGAGGAGTTGGCATTTATAATCCTGGATTCTGGGGCATG AATATTGAACAAGCAAAGACCTATAAAGTGGTTCTCTTTGTACGTTCTCTTGGTCCCATTAATGTATCTGTATCATTGACTGGGTCAAATGGATTGCAGACTCTGGCTACTGCAAATATCGT TGCTGCTGACGTTTCAAACTGGACAAAGATGGAAGTTCTGCTCGAAGCAAGATCAACTGATCACAGATCAAGGTTGCAACTGACGACAACAACAAAAGGTGTTATATGGTTTGATCAAGTTTCGGTTATGCCTTTGGACACATACAAG GGACATGGTTTTCGGAATGATCTTTTCGGTATGCTTCAAGATTTGAGACCAGCGTTTGTCAGATTTCCAG GTGGCTGCTTTGTTGAAGGTGAATGGTTACGAAATGCATTTCGCTGGAAAGAAACTATTGGACCATGGGAAGAGAGGCCTGGGCATTTTGGTGACGTTTGGGATTACTGGACAGATGATGGAATGGGGCATTTTGAGTTTCTCCAG CTCGCGGAGGACCTTGGTGCTTTACCAGTATGGGTGTTCAATAATG GAATCAGCCATAATGATGAAGTTGACACTTCTAGCGTCTTTCCTTTCGTACAA GAAATTTTGGATGGGCTTGAGTTTGCAAAAGGTGATGCAAAATCCAAATGGGGTTCTGTTCGGGCTGCACTGGGACACCCCGAACCCTTTGATTTAAGATATGTTGCTATTGGTAATGAGGACTGTGGGAAGAAAAACTACCGTG GAAATTACCTCAAGTTCTATTCTGCTATAAACCAATCCTATCCAGACATCAAAATGATTTCGAACTGTGATGGAACTTCTAAACTGTTGGATCATCCGGCTCATTTGTTTGATTATCAT GTTTATGATAATGCAAATGTTATATTCTCTCAATCTCACAAGTTTGATCATACCCCACGCGATGGTCCAAAG GTTTTTGTGAGTGAGTATGCTGTGACTGGAAATGATTCTGGCACGGGTAGTCTTTTGGCAGCACTAGCTGAAGCTGCGTTCCTTATTGGCGTGGAAAAAAATAG TGATGTAGTTGAAATGGCAAGTTATGCACCTTTGTTCGTGAATACCAATGACAGGAG GTGGAATCCAGACGCGATTGTATTTGACTCCTCACAGGTCTATGGGACTCCTAGCTATTGGATGCAGGATTTTTTCAAAGAGTCAAATGGTGCAACTCTTCTCAATTCTACACTACAACCTAATCCTTCAAATTCACTTATAGCGTCAGCTATTCAGTGGAAAAGTACAGTGGATAATAAGACTTACTTGAGAGTAAAG GTTGTGAACTTTGGAAGCACTGCGGTGGCTCTCAAGATTTCTGTTTCCGGGTTGGGGCAGAATTCAACAGAATCACTTGTTTCTACGAAGACAGAGTTAACATCAAgcaatgtaatggatgaaaactcATTTGTCAATCCAAAAAAG GTAGTGCCATTCAAAACTCTGCTGGATACTGTCGGGGAGGTCATGGATGTGGTGCTCTCTCCTCATTCACTCACATCATTTGACTTGTCGATGAGGTCGGACAATAATATCCTAATTGCAGGATCCGATTCTGTTCttagatcatcatcatcatcatcctga
- the LOC113697088 gene encoding uncharacterized protein, with the protein MEQQEPQTQSKISFHQTHTETIIPNRQDQEEANHHFQTAALPIPSPPPPPPPAIEEEKNGNQFDHRFQRTDQWRPVYSWLESLATDEPVKSKDILDWLTENPEIREQLYTRHSRYHLMHYIKKCHMKILKRKEKKMGVQVTHKVHSDNVQTSVETKAIVPVQNTANNLSSLPLDSDLYKAKQKEALQKYEILIDLEKQLLNVISKCDNRAS; encoded by the exons ATGGAACAACAAGAGCCGCAGACCCAAAGCAAAATCAGCTTCCATCAAACTCATACTGAAACCATCATCCCCAACCGCCAGGATCAGGAGGAAGCCAACCACCATTTCCAAACTGCTGCCCTACCAATACCATCACCTCCTCCTCCCCCTCCTCCTGCTATTGAGGAG GAGAAAAATGGTAATCAATTCGATCATCGGTTTCAAAGAACTGATCAATGGCGCCCAGTTTACTCCTGGTTAGAGTCGTTGGCTACAGATGAGCCAGTTAAATCGAAGGATATTTTAGACTGGCTGACAGAAAATCCAGAAATCAGAGAACAGTTATATACAAGACATTCCCGTTACCACTTGATGCATTACATCAAAAAATGCCACATGAAAATATTGAAGAGAAAGGAGAAGAAGATG GGAGTGCAAGTTACACATAAAGTTCATTCTGACAATGTGCAAACCAGTGTGGAGACTAAAGCCATTGTTCCAGTTCAGAATACAG CGAATAATTTGAGCAGCCTACCTCTGGATAGTGACCTGTACAAAGCAAAACAGAAGGAAGCACTTCAAAAATATGAGAT TTTGATTGACTTGGAGAAACAGCTTTTGAATGTGATTTCGAAGTGTGATAATCGAGCATCTTGA